Proteins from a genomic interval of Nostoc sp. TCL240-02:
- a CDS encoding patatin-like phospholipase family protein yields the protein MSNQPHKPYGTPEPTYSGNKRSLILAGGGMRVAYQAGAIRALLESGLCFNHADGTSGGTMNLAMLLSGLSPIEMCDRWRTLNVKDFVSFIPLEKYLKAWDLLSMGDADGIIDRVFPHLGIDISKINASQGMEGTFNVCNFTHKTNEVIPHDRLDLDLLVAGISLPIFMPPVQKGDYLYMDSVWIKDVNLMEAVRRGADELWVLWCIGNSSEYQTGIFNQYVHMMELSANGAFFEECDRINEINQRILQGETVYGHTQPIKLHLIKPAYPLPLDPDYYLGNIDGATLVDMGYADAKQYLQTMSPAGLPLQPDATRMPNNLPGMTFRERMAGGFVLNETDPIQGAAKGKAHNSSLSLQLTINICDLKRFLGDTTYTASIAGNISFADFGEHIPLKRGVFNLFAHNHNPESKYITYELAFEHGNQDYYLVGKKELHNDPGFDLWQDMTTIYTYLHQGTDENSPIIGAGILTLDVGDVAKCVSGWRITNAKSLAEKATLLAEFGSFFWGNIWETYQP from the coding sequence ATGAGCAACCAACCGCATAAACCTTACGGCACTCCTGAACCAACATATTCAGGGAATAAACGTTCCTTGATTTTAGCTGGTGGTGGAATGCGTGTAGCTTACCAAGCTGGAGCTATCCGCGCCTTACTCGAATCAGGACTATGTTTTAATCATGCGGATGGTACTTCCGGCGGTACGATGAATTTAGCAATGCTGCTATCTGGACTATCGCCGATTGAGATGTGCGATCGCTGGCGGACTTTGAATGTTAAAGATTTTGTCTCCTTTATCCCTCTAGAAAAATACCTCAAAGCCTGGGATTTGTTGTCTATGGGAGATGCAGACGGCATTATTGATCGCGTTTTCCCCCACTTGGGAATTGATATCAGCAAAATCAATGCCTCGCAGGGAATGGAAGGTACATTTAATGTTTGCAACTTTACTCACAAAACCAATGAAGTCATTCCCCACGATCGCCTAGATTTAGATTTATTGGTTGCAGGGATTTCTCTCCCCATCTTTATGCCACCTGTACAGAAAGGTGATTATCTCTACATGGATTCCGTGTGGATTAAAGATGTTAATCTCATGGAAGCGGTGCGCCGGGGTGCAGATGAACTTTGGGTATTGTGGTGCATTGGCAACAGTAGCGAATATCAAACGGGAATTTTTAATCAATATGTCCACATGATGGAACTGAGTGCGAACGGGGCATTTTTTGAAGAGTGCGATCGCATCAATGAAATCAACCAGAGAATTTTGCAAGGGGAGACAGTTTACGGACATACCCAACCGATCAAACTCCACCTCATCAAACCCGCTTATCCTTTACCTCTTGATCCTGATTATTACTTGGGGAACATTGATGGTGCAACTTTAGTTGATATGGGTTACGCCGATGCTAAACAATATTTGCAAACCATGTCACCCGCAGGATTGCCCCTTCAGCCAGACGCGACCCGAATGCCCAACAACTTGCCAGGAATGACTTTCCGTGAAAGGATGGCGGGTGGATTTGTTTTAAATGAGACTGACCCGATCCAGGGTGCAGCAAAAGGCAAAGCGCACAATTCCTCACTCTCATTACAACTGACAATTAACATTTGTGACTTAAAACGTTTTTTGGGTGATACCACTTACACTGCTAGTATTGCTGGTAATATTAGTTTTGCAGATTTTGGCGAACACATTCCCCTCAAAAGAGGCGTGTTTAACCTGTTTGCTCATAACCATAATCCCGAATCTAAATACATTACTTATGAACTTGCTTTTGAACATGGTAATCAAGATTACTACTTAGTAGGCAAGAAAGAACTGCATAACGATCCGGGATTTGATTTGTGGCAAGACATGACAACTATCTATACTTACTTACATCAAGGTACAGATGAAAACAGTCCGATTATCGGTGCAGGAATTTTAACCCTAGATGTGGGTGACGTAGCCAAGTGCGTTTCCGGGTGGCGAATCACTAACGCCAAGTCACTGGCAGAGAAAGCTACATTATTGGCAGAGTTTGGTAGTTTTTTCTGGGGCAATATTTGGGAAACTTACCAACCGTAA
- a CDS encoding family 1 glycosylhydrolase, producing MSDRLTPLPSSFLFGVATADHQCEAYDSQFEDIRDVWERRRGITVRGRATDFWHRYAEDIALAQSLGCKSFRFSIAWSRVEPEPGKFSEEAFEHYRQVIETIRSHGLEPIVTLHHFTHPIHVEARGGLTAPEFPAIFANYATEVAKRLGHLARYWISFNEPSQLIYGYIKPWWERAYFMPPGLERGATFADQMTAVQKLMRNLFVSHTRARKILKEYNPDAQVGANPMLLGLPLWLQKLVDRNVTNLRRPEDMISQGKRFTERSLLEKGKVDVVIANLTITAERQQQVAFSETYYQAGQFLLVKASSPIQQPENLAQKTVAVVKSSTAESAIEYLLPTVEVKVVEDYADALQALDYEQVSAILADDTILLGLMRQQPGQYRLVGKNGEGLTVENYGAAVVKGDRALLNIVDTVVRQFKESGAWQASYSHYFPNQPVPPVPKIGRRSTLADITTGGSSSPTIGQPQPGTPLRRIQDRDYLVVAVKENVPGFGYRDPKTGEFSGLEIDLARLIAKQIFGDPSKVKFIAVSTQQRLPVLRSLTRIFDPIFKIFSVLSTSLTSNWWHLGMAGKLPTFLCPQECVGQQDFVGFDYYWGISNLRLNRIQQLMDAAFGRFSNAPVWSGVLYDMLKFHAQLFPDKEIMIIENGCVEVADKVVKREDYIRQHLQQVQRARQDGINVIGYVSWCITSNREWGLKFGPDSDFGLYHIDLDTDPELKRQPTPAANLYRDIIKQNSV from the coding sequence ATGAGCGATCGCCTTACGCCTTTACCCTCATCATTCTTATTCGGTGTTGCAACTGCTGACCATCAGTGTGAAGCTTACGATTCCCAGTTTGAAGATATTCGAGATGTATGGGAACGTCGTCGCGGTATTACGGTCAGGGGTCGAGCTACTGACTTTTGGCATCGCTACGCTGAAGATATCGCCTTAGCTCAGTCCCTTGGTTGCAAGTCCTTCCGGTTTTCGATTGCTTGGTCACGGGTAGAACCTGAACCCGGTAAGTTCAGTGAAGAAGCTTTTGAACATTATCGCCAAGTAATTGAAACTATCAGATCGCATGGTTTAGAACCAATTGTAACTCTGCATCACTTCACTCATCCCATCCATGTAGAAGCACGGGGGGGGCTAACTGCGCCAGAATTTCCAGCTATTTTTGCTAACTACGCCACAGAAGTCGCCAAGCGTTTGGGTCATTTGGCACGTTATTGGATTAGCTTTAACGAACCTAGTCAATTAATTTACGGTTACATCAAACCTTGGTGGGAAAGAGCCTATTTTATGCCCCCAGGTTTGGAGCGTGGTGCGACTTTTGCCGATCAAATGACCGCCGTGCAGAAACTCATGCGGAATTTGTTTGTTTCCCATACACGCGCCAGAAAGATTCTCAAAGAATACAACCCAGATGCTCAAGTGGGAGCAAACCCCATGTTATTGGGTCTGCCTCTATGGTTGCAGAAATTGGTGGATCGCAATGTCACTAATCTGCGTCGTCCCGAAGATATGATTTCCCAGGGTAAACGTTTTACTGAGCGTAGTTTGTTGGAAAAGGGAAAAGTTGATGTTGTCATTGCTAATTTGACTATTACCGCCGAGCGACAACAGCAAGTAGCGTTTTCGGAAACTTATTATCAGGCGGGGCAATTTCTCTTAGTCAAAGCCAGCAGTCCCATTCAGCAACCAGAAAATCTAGCTCAGAAAACAGTAGCAGTTGTCAAGAGTTCGACGGCGGAATCTGCCATAGAATACCTGTTACCCACAGTTGAAGTCAAAGTAGTAGAAGATTACGCTGATGCCTTGCAAGCCTTGGATTATGAGCAAGTGAGTGCCATTCTTGCAGATGACACAATTCTCTTGGGTCTGATGAGACAACAACCAGGGCAATATCGACTGGTGGGTAAAAATGGTGAAGGGCTGACAGTAGAGAACTATGGCGCAGCTGTAGTTAAAGGCGATCGCGCCCTCTTGAATATTGTAGATACAGTAGTGCGACAGTTTAAAGAATCCGGGGCTTGGCAAGCTAGCTATAGTCATTACTTCCCCAATCAACCCGTCCCACCTGTACCAAAAATCGGCAGACGTTCAACCCTAGCTGACATCACCACAGGCGGATCTTCTAGTCCAACTATCGGACAGCCTCAACCCGGTACACCACTGCGACGTATTCAAGACCGTGATTATTTAGTTGTCGCAGTCAAAGAAAACGTACCTGGCTTTGGCTACCGCGACCCCAAAACCGGAGAATTTAGCGGCTTAGAGATTGATTTAGCGCGTTTAATTGCCAAGCAAATCTTCGGCGATCCCAGCAAAGTGAAATTTATCGCCGTTTCCACCCAACAACGCTTACCCGTACTGCGATCGCTCACCCGCATCTTTGACCCAATTTTCAAGATTTTCAGCGTACTTTCCACATCATTGACAAGTAACTGGTGGCACTTAGGTATGGCTGGGAAATTACCCACATTTCTCTGTCCTCAAGAATGTGTAGGTCAACAAGATTTTGTTGGTTTTGACTATTACTGGGGGATTAGCAATCTCCGACTCAACCGCATTCAACAATTAATGGATGCTGCTTTTGGACGTTTTAGTAATGCGCCAGTTTGGTCTGGTGTTCTCTACGATATGCTCAAATTCCACGCCCAGTTATTCCCCGATAAAGAGATTATGATTATTGAGAATGGCTGTGTAGAAGTAGCCGATAAAGTCGTCAAGCGTGAAGACTACATTCGCCAGCATCTCCAACAAGTGCAACGCGCCCGTCAAGACGGGATAAACGTCATCGGTTACGTCTCCTGGTGTATCACCTCTAACCGCGAGTGGGGTCTGAAATTTGGTCCAGATAGCGATTTTGGGCTATATCACATTGACCTAGATACAGACCCAGAACTCAAACGCCAACCAACCCCAGCCGCTAACTTATACCGCGATATCATCAAACAAAACAGCGTCTAA
- a CDS encoding SDR family oxidoreductase, which translates to MPKTVFITGTSSGIGKFTTIYFARQGWNVAATMRNPSQDQNFREFSNIKVYFLDVTDNNSIQTAIASAIQDFGQIDVLVNNAGYGVDGVFEAMTDEIIAKQFNTNVFGLMRITQAIIPHLRQQGGGTIIQIASMGGRITFPLYSIYHSSKWAVEGFSEALHYELEPFNIKIKIIEPGVIKTEFYENNRAIVRDDLPMYQPLVDTAQRVSQEAGRKGEPPELVAQAIFKAAIDHSYKMRYPVGQPAPILLMLRKLLPDYWFFSIIKRIYKV; encoded by the coding sequence ATGCCCAAAACAGTTTTCATCACCGGAACATCCAGTGGAATTGGGAAATTCACCACCATATACTTCGCGCGACAAGGCTGGAACGTTGCAGCCACGATGCGAAACCCCAGCCAAGACCAGAATTTCCGTGAATTTTCTAACATCAAAGTATATTTTTTAGATGTTACAGATAATAACAGTATTCAAACTGCGATCGCTTCTGCCATCCAAGATTTTGGTCAAATTGATGTTTTAGTAAATAACGCTGGTTATGGTGTAGATGGTGTATTTGAAGCCATGACTGATGAAATAATCGCCAAACAATTCAATACCAACGTCTTTGGCTTGATGCGAATCACACAAGCGATCATTCCCCATCTGCGTCAACAAGGTGGTGGCACTATTATTCAAATTGCCAGTATGGGAGGACGAATTACTTTCCCTTTGTATAGCATTTATCACAGTTCCAAATGGGCGGTAGAAGGGTTTAGCGAAGCTTTGCACTATGAATTAGAACCATTCAATATCAAAATTAAAATTATTGAACCAGGTGTGATTAAAACTGAATTTTACGAAAATAATCGAGCGATCGTGCGTGATGATTTGCCCATGTATCAACCATTAGTAGATACTGCACAAAGGGTATCCCAAGAAGCGGGAAGAAAAGGAGAGCCGCCAGAATTAGTTGCTCAGGCAATATTTAAAGCAGCCATTGATCATAGTTATAAAATGCGCTATCCCGTTGGTCAACCTGCGCCCATTTTGCTCATGCTACGTAAATTGTTGCCCGATTATTGGTTTTTCTCCATCATCAAACGTATTTATAAAGTATAA
- a CDS encoding MFS transporter encodes MRIFIIIWLGQTVSIIGSGMTGFAFTIWIWELTHQVTAIALFGLFAQLPQVLIAPIAGFIVDRWNRKYLMIVGDTVSGVVAIAVLLLYSTTHLQLWHLYLAVAIQGIFEVIQELAYSTSISTMMPKQHYSRVSSLRFLADYGSSIIAPTLAGILYSVIGLVGILIIDIVSFVFAVTTVLGVHIPQPSMTTVNIQSFTNWKQEIYFGWHYIAVRPSLLAMLVLAFVFTFAYDFGLSIHSPMVLALTGNDAKVLGTLASAAGIGGIVGVLLINTWGGFKRRIDGVLLGMIGVGLGKIIFGLAKTPLIWIPAQFCSSLNFPILGSSCDAIWLTKVNPQIQGRVFATLKVVTLIASTVAYLIAGPLADYIFEPAMMPDGSLVPILGWIFGTGKGSGMAVLYFISSLGMLLIGLSGYAFRTLRDVETILPDYDANTALRK; translated from the coding sequence GTGCGTATATTCATCATTATTTGGCTTGGTCAAACCGTTTCTATTATTGGTAGTGGCATGACTGGCTTCGCATTCACTATCTGGATATGGGAACTAACGCATCAGGTTACAGCAATAGCGTTATTTGGGTTGTTTGCACAATTGCCACAAGTATTGATTGCTCCTATCGCTGGGTTTATTGTAGATCGTTGGAACCGTAAATATCTAATGATAGTTGGGGATACAGTCAGTGGTGTTGTAGCGATCGCTGTCTTACTACTTTATTCAACTACACATCTGCAATTATGGCATTTATACTTAGCTGTCGCTATCCAAGGTATTTTTGAGGTAATTCAAGAACTGGCTTACTCAACATCTATATCTACGATGATGCCCAAGCAGCACTACAGTCGTGTTAGCAGTCTGAGATTTTTAGCTGATTACGGTTCTAGTATCATCGCGCCAACACTAGCAGGCATTCTCTACTCAGTTATTGGGCTTGTTGGGATATTAATTATCGATATTGTGAGTTTTGTATTCGCTGTCACCACGGTTTTAGGAGTACATATCCCACAACCTAGTATGACAACAGTAAACATTCAAAGTTTCACTAATTGGAAGCAGGAGATTTACTTTGGTTGGCATTACATTGCTGTACGTCCAAGTTTGCTTGCCATGCTAGTGTTAGCATTTGTATTTACATTTGCCTATGACTTTGGACTCTCAATCCATTCACCGATGGTTCTAGCGCTGACTGGCAATGATGCTAAGGTGTTAGGCACTTTAGCCTCAGCAGCAGGAATTGGTGGAATAGTTGGGGTATTGCTCATCAATACCTGGGGTGGTTTTAAGCGTCGTATAGATGGGGTGCTACTTGGTATGATCGGTGTTGGTTTGGGCAAAATTATCTTTGGTCTAGCTAAGACACCATTGATTTGGATTCCAGCTCAATTCTGTTCATCTCTGAATTTTCCCATACTTGGCAGTTCCTGTGATGCTATCTGGCTAACCAAGGTTAATCCTCAGATACAAGGACGTGTTTTTGCGACTCTAAAGGTTGTAACGTTGATTGCTTCAACAGTTGCTTATTTGATAGCTGGGCCACTAGCCGACTATATTTTTGAACCTGCAATGATGCCAGATGGTAGTCTTGTCCCCATATTAGGCTGGATATTCGGTACGGGAAAAGGTTCGGGTATGGCAGTTTTGTACTTCATCTCTTCGTTAGGGATGTTACTTATTGGCTTAAGTGGATATGCTTTCCGCACTTTGCGTGACGTAGAAACTATACTGCCTGATTATGATGCTAATACAGCACTGCGGAAATAG
- a CDS encoding PepSY domain-containing protein, with translation MKSKTFRNWAFTLHRYLGLAMGFVLIIIGLTGSLLVFQKEINHFLVAQQFGYISPQEAPLSLESVVNTVKAEYDSSRKDLKLNKVYIPSESNEPIMFAFVATDDKGIDVFVNPYTGAIMGERSDRTLILLLYELHYNLMAGDIGMSIVGVIALLLLVLSITGVILWPGWRRLIAGFKIKWNAHPKRLNFDIHKVAGIITVVFLTLTAFTGFCWNFYDFTEPIIYAVTFTKKQPEPVSVPKPGQLPLRLAEQLKIADAALPGAMVRSISFPGQPEDSLTISFKLPQENAERGQSNVYLDQYTGKVLRVDNALKMPLGDRILNSFTPLHYGTFGGLSTRILYVFVGLSPLILFISGFVMYQHRYREKSVRHNQVIELSKNHQD, from the coding sequence ATGAAATCCAAGACATTCCGTAACTGGGCATTTACTCTACACCGCTACCTCGGTTTAGCTATGGGATTTGTGCTAATTATAATTGGCTTGACAGGTAGTTTATTGGTCTTTCAGAAGGAAATTAACCACTTTTTAGTAGCCCAACAGTTTGGATATATCTCTCCCCAAGAAGCGCCACTGTCTCTAGAGTCAGTAGTAAATACTGTGAAAGCGGAATATGATTCATCTCGAAAGGACTTAAAACTTAATAAAGTCTATATCCCTTCAGAGTCAAATGAACCAATTATGTTTGCCTTCGTTGCTACTGATGACAAAGGGATAGATGTTTTTGTCAATCCTTATACTGGTGCAATCATGGGTGAGCGATCGGACAGAACATTGATTCTTTTGTTGTATGAACTTCATTATAATCTGATGGCTGGAGACATTGGGATGTCCATCGTCGGAGTTATAGCATTGCTGTTGCTCGTTCTGAGTATTACGGGTGTCATTCTCTGGCCTGGATGGCGCAGGCTGATTGCAGGATTCAAGATTAAGTGGAATGCTCATCCAAAGCGGCTGAACTTCGACATTCATAAAGTAGCAGGCATTATTACAGTGGTGTTCCTGACACTGACTGCCTTTACTGGCTTCTGCTGGAATTTCTACGACTTCACTGAACCCATCATTTATGCAGTAACATTTACTAAAAAGCAACCAGAACCTGTTTCTGTGCCCAAGCCTGGTCAGTTACCGTTGCGACTTGCAGAACAACTAAAGATTGCTGATGCTGCCTTGCCAGGTGCTATGGTCAGAAGTATTTCCTTTCCTGGTCAACCTGAAGACAGTTTGACAATTAGCTTTAAGCTACCCCAGGAAAATGCCGAACGTGGTCAGAGTAATGTTTATCTTGACCAATACACGGGTAAAGTTTTGCGAGTTGATAATGCTTTAAAAATGCCATTGGGCGATCGCATCCTCAACTCTTTTACTCCCCTACACTATGGTACATTTGGTGGTTTATCCACGCGCATTCTCTACGTATTTGTCGGATTATCACCCTTGATTTTATTTATAAGTGGCTTTGTCATGTACCAACATCGCTACCGGGAAAAATCTGTCCGCCACAATCAGGTAATAGAACTATCAAAGAACCATCAAGATTAA
- a CDS encoding TonB-dependent siderophore receptor, giving the protein MKLKKLLPYLLLTSSLTVSIATAARSEEVGIGVSEHLKSTPTDANSNQPFTGETIREIQRISKLVHPGKSAEILRQPPQLSQESATEIVPVSAVKANPTTQGVDVILQTALGEKLQLVNRSSGNNFIADIPNAQLRLPSGDTFTFRSERPVASITEITVANFDANTIRVTVIGEASVPTVELFDSPDEGLILSVASAASSTSQGQQTQIPQKPEANQPEIKTPPSQPSSASDEPIELVVTGEQDKYRVPETSTATRTDTPLRDIPQSIQVVPKQVIEEQGITRISDAARNVSGVSVGTGYSGAVDDLTIRGFVNSNILRNGFKTQNAFIYGANVEQVEVLKGPASVLYGQFEPGGIVNYVTKQPLNEPYYAGEFTVGSYSFYRSSIDISGPLTPEKNLLYRLNIAYENSGSFRDFVNGDVFSISPIVSYKIDDATNISLEYEYTKVNRVFDRGFLPNSVFLNLPISRNLGEPSDSIDIENNRFALTLNHRFNENLRLRSNLSGQFIETNDTHINPNELVGDILSRDYSTGLSPGQSNDLSLQTDLISEFKTGSIQHQLLFGVEFSRSISNYSLDQASISSLNIFAPVYRYEIPSRESFTYAVKSDSTTNTAAIYLQDQVTLLPNLKLLVGGRYDFVDYKNKFISDTINGSDPEESNFYDTAFSPRVGLVYQPIEPISLYISYSRSFVPNNFRSNGEALEPSRGTQYEVGIKADLSRQISLTLAAYDITKTNIPTVDPNNPDVFFAVGEVKSRGIELDVAGEITPGWKIVASGFLNDAYVSEDNDPSLKGSRLVNAPYHGASLWTTYEIQSGDLQGFGFGAGLFFIGDRITNQSDPFTLPSYVRTDATIFYKRDDWGAALNFKNLFDVKYYETNGFYVFPQAPFTVHGTISFSF; this is encoded by the coding sequence ATGAAACTGAAAAAATTGCTTCCCTACCTGTTATTAACAAGCTCTTTGACTGTATCGATCGCAACTGCTGCTAGAAGTGAAGAAGTAGGGATAGGTGTATCAGAGCATCTCAAGTCAACTCCAACAGATGCTAATTCCAATCAACCATTTACTGGGGAAACAATCAGAGAGATTCAACGAATAAGTAAGTTAGTACATCCTGGCAAGAGTGCAGAGATACTTCGACAACCACCACAACTCAGCCAAGAGAGTGCCACGGAAATTGTACCAGTGAGTGCAGTTAAGGCTAATCCCACCACTCAGGGTGTGGATGTGATCTTACAAACTGCCCTTGGTGAAAAATTACAACTGGTGAATCGCAGTTCGGGCAATAATTTTATCGCTGATATTCCCAACGCACAACTACGCTTACCTTCAGGTGATACATTTACATTTCGCTCGGAGCGGCCAGTTGCAAGTATTACTGAGATAACGGTGGCAAACTTTGATGCCAATACTATCCGAGTCACGGTGATTGGTGAGGCGAGTGTACCGACTGTAGAGTTGTTTGACAGTCCTGACGAGGGTTTGATTTTGAGTGTGGCTAGTGCTGCCTCTTCCACATCGCAGGGACAACAAACACAAATACCACAAAAGCCGGAAGCAAATCAGCCAGAAATAAAAACTCCGCCAAGTCAACCTTCCTCGGCGAGTGATGAACCGATTGAACTGGTAGTGACGGGTGAACAAGATAAATATCGTGTACCTGAAACATCAACTGCAACCAGAACCGACACTCCACTGCGCGATATTCCTCAGTCCATTCAAGTTGTACCTAAACAAGTAATTGAGGAGCAGGGAATCACTCGGATTTCAGATGCAGCCCGTAACGTGTCTGGTGTATCAGTGGGAACAGGCTATAGCGGCGCTGTAGATGACTTAACGATTCGGGGATTTGTCAACTCAAACATCCTGAGAAATGGCTTCAAAACTCAAAACGCTTTTATCTATGGCGCAAACGTCGAACAGGTTGAAGTTCTAAAAGGCCCAGCTTCAGTGCTGTATGGTCAATTTGAACCAGGTGGTATTGTCAATTACGTCACAAAACAACCGTTAAATGAACCCTACTACGCAGGTGAATTTACAGTAGGAAGTTACAGTTTTTATCGTTCGTCCATTGATATTTCTGGGCCCCTAACTCCAGAGAAAAATCTTTTATATCGTCTCAATATTGCCTATGAAAACTCTGGTAGTTTTCGTGATTTTGTCAATGGGGATGTTTTCTCTATCTCTCCCATTGTCAGCTACAAGATTGATGATGCCACAAACATCTCTTTAGAATACGAATACACAAAGGTCAATAGAGTATTCGATCGTGGTTTTTTACCTAATAGTGTTTTTCTTAACCTCCCTATCAGCCGGAATTTAGGCGAACCAAGCGACTCGATTGATATTGAAAATAACCGCTTTGCTTTAACCCTAAACCATCGATTTAATGAAAACTTGCGTCTGCGGAGTAATTTATCTGGTCAATTTATTGAGACAAATGATACACACATTAATCCTAATGAGTTAGTTGGCGATATCTTATCGCGAGACTACTCTACAGGTCTTTCTCCTGGACAAAGTAACGATTTATCGCTGCAAACCGATTTGATTAGTGAATTCAAAACTGGATCAATTCAACATCAGCTACTTTTTGGTGTGGAATTTAGTAGAAGCATTAGTAACTATTCACTCGATCAAGCAAGTATTTCATCACTAAATATCTTCGCTCCTGTCTATAGATATGAAATTCCATCCCGTGAAAGTTTTACCTATGCAGTAAAGTCCGATTCAACCACAAATACAGCAGCAATTTATTTACAAGATCAAGTGACATTGCTGCCAAATTTGAAATTGCTCGTCGGCGGCAGATATGATTTTGTTGATTACAAGAATAAATTCATTTCTGACACAATTAATGGTAGTGATCCAGAAGAATCTAATTTTTATGATACAGCCTTTTCTCCGCGTGTCGGATTAGTTTATCAGCCAATAGAACCAATCTCGCTATATATCAGTTATAGCCGTTCCTTTGTACCCAATAATTTTAGGTCGAATGGAGAAGCACTGGAGCCTTCGCGGGGTACTCAGTATGAAGTCGGGATTAAAGCCGATCTGAGCCGTCAGATATCGCTGACGTTAGCAGCTTATGATATTACAAAGACCAATATACCGACAGTTGATCCTAATAATCCTGATGTATTCTTTGCAGTCGGAGAGGTAAAAAGTCGCGGAATTGAACTGGATGTGGCAGGAGAAATTACACCCGGTTGGAAGATAGTAGCTTCTGGTTTCCTAAATGATGCCTATGTCAGCGAAGACAACGATCCTTCTTTGAAAGGTTCGCGTTTGGTAAATGCACCCTATCACGGCGCTAGTCTATGGACAACTTATGAAATCCAGAGTGGTGATTTGCAAGGGTTCGGTTTTGGTGCAGGGTTATTTTTTATAGGCGATCGCATTACTAACCAGAGCGATCCGTTTACTCTTCCTTCCTATGTTAGAACCGATGCGACTATCTTCTACAAACGTGATGATTGGGGAGCCGCACTCAATTTCAAAAATCTGTTTGATGTGAAATACTACGAAACCAACGGCTTTTATGTATTCCCACAAGCACCTTTTACAGTTCATGGCACAATTTCATTCAGTTTTTAA